A portion of the Manihot esculenta cultivar AM560-2 chromosome 2, M.esculenta_v8, whole genome shotgun sequence genome contains these proteins:
- the LOC110610044 gene encoding uncharacterized protein LOC110610044: MNPSFLGYIPWFSKHSNEDLRTSQKPTDVVLSMGSTLEQPKQKAHFDVKLWRWSLLSFVPLAINAKDKIRTPNTINKGLKRRAQSHGVIKNGGAGGNPLRFRPYVSKVPWHTGARGFLSQLFPRYGHYCGPNWSSGKDRGSLLWDKRPIDWLDYCCYCHDIGYDTHDQAHLLKADLQFLACLEKPNMIAKGDTHIALIYKTMCITGLRNLLIPYRIHLVKLQSGQPLLNFGWLSNVKWRGWNCQKT, encoded by the exons ATGAATCCCAGTTTTCTTGGTTACATACCTTGGTTTAGTAAGCACTCAAACGAGGATTTGAGAACAAGCCAAAAACCCACAGATGTGGTTTTATCTATGGGTTCTACCTTAGAACAACCGAAACAAAAAGCTCATTTTGATGTCAAGCTGTGGAGATGGTCCTTACTTTCATTTGTGCCTTTGGCTATCAATGCTAAAGATAAAATTCGAACTCCAAACACTATAAACAAAGGGCTAAAAAGGCGCGCCCAATCTCATGGGGTTATTAAAAATGGTGGTGCTGGTGGTAATCCCTTGCGATTTAGGCCTTATGTTTCCAAGGTTCCGTGGCATACTGGCGCAAGAGGCTTTCTTTCTCAGCTTTTTCCACGCTATGGGCATTATTGTGGACCTAACTGGTCAAGTGGAAAAGACAGGGGTTCTCTTCTTTGGGATAAGAGACCAATTGATTGGTTGGACTATTGTTGCTACTGTCATGATATTGGTTATGACACCCATGATCAAGCCCATCTGCTGAAAGCGGACTTACAATTTCTTGCGTGCTTGGAGAAGCCAAATATGATTGCTAAAGGAGATACCCATATTGCTCTGATTTATAAGACAATGTGCATCACAG GTCTTAGAAATCTCCTGATACCATACAGAATACACCTTGTGAAGTTACAATCAGGGCAACCTTTGCTCAATTTTGGATGGCTGAGCAATGTGAAATGGAGAGGTTGGAATTGtcagaaaacataa
- the LOC110609789 gene encoding protein SMG7, with protein MMIVQMDKMSAPSSRERAQRLYEKNIELENKRRKSAQARIPSDPNAWQQMRENYEAIVLEDHGFSEQHNIEYALWQLHYRRIEELRAHFSAALANGGSNTSQGVKVPTRPDRITKIRLQFKTFLSEATGFYHDLILKIRAKYGLPLGYFSEDSDNRVVLEKDAKKSSDMKKGLISCHRSLIYLGDLARYKGLYGEGDSKTREYAAASSYYLQAASLWPSSGNPHHQLAILASYSGDELVAVYHYFRSLAVDNPFTTARDNLIVAFEKNRQIYTQLLGDSKGSVVKDSSVRLTSKGRGKGESKPAVKDTNLEANVVNDGTSNIREIHKSFCIRFVRLNGILFTRTSLETFATVLSLVSGDFCDLLSRGPEEQLNFGADVVENAIFIVRLISILIFTVHNVRREAEGQTYAEIVQRAVLLQNALTAVFELMGHILERFVQLHDPSASYLLPGILVFVEWLACCPDVASGSDADEKQSTVRLKFWNHCTSFLNKILSFWSMSLDDNEDDTCFKNMSHYEEGETGNRLALWEDFELRGFLPLLPAQSILDFSRKHSFGSEGSKEKIARVKRILAAGKALANIARIDQKTIFYDPRMKKFVIGVEPQISDVSMLAFDSGLPKTNDLVQEIQPQKVINVGVLPPNAQPFIEGDEEDEVIVFRPAATEKRNGLSPKWAPYDSLKQNPDVSADLKFYGGAVSSPLDMLQHSAFDAGSQISASSGISASQHLQPIQPPASKWLMEEAASLANSLNAVRFMENGHVTEHDLLKDLGIGHPATHSLPLQQPVNVNASFFYNQTKVPEAVIPSKVDVIAENLAVKTSAALPAGLKKTPVSRPVRHLGPPPGFNHVPLKQVNEHVSGADLMSENSLTDDYSWLDGYQLPSSTKGSVLNNMSTITSEAMPQYINSSNGLSGTASFPFPGKQVSSLQFQTEKQKGWQNYQAFEHLRLQQEQQLQQQLLNGNQQFTPMSEQYHGKSIWSGRYIV; from the exons ATGATGATTGTGCAGATGGATAAAATGTCTGCTCCTTCGTCTCGGGAGCGTGCACAACGTCTTTATGAGAAG AATATTGAACTGGAGAATAAGCGTCGGAAGTCAGCTCAGGCAAGAATTCCGTCAGATCCCAATGCCTGGCAACAGATGCGTGAGAACTATGAAGCTATAGTTCTTGAAGATCATGGTTTTTCTGAGCAGCACAATATAGAATATGCTCTTTGGCAGTTGCATTATAGGCGCATCGAGGAACTGAGAGCCCACTTCAGTGCTGCCTTAGCTAATGGTGGCTCAAATACATCTCAGGGAGTGAAAGTTCCCACTCGACCAGACCGTATTACAAAAATAAGGCTGCAGTTTAAAACATTTCTTTCAGAAGCAACTGGATTCTATCATGATCTCATCCTGAAAATCAGAGCGAAGTACGGGCTTCCTCTGGGATACTTCTCTGAGGATTCAGATAATAGAGTTGTTTTGGAAAAAGATGCAAAAAAATCGTCCGATATGAAGAAAGGTTTGATCTCTTGTCACCGCAGTTTAATATACTTGGGTGACCTTGCAAGGTACAAGGGACTTTATGGGGAAGGTGACTCAAAGACACGCGAATATGCAGCTGCTTCAAGTTACTATTTGCAAGCTGCTTCCTTGTGGCCATCTAGTGGGAACCCCCATCATCAG CTTGCTATTTTGGCATCCTATTCAGGAGATGAGTTGGTGGCTGTGTATCACTATTTTAGGAGTCTGGCGGTTGATAATCCCTTTACAACAGCACGAGATAACCTGATTGTTGCTTTTGAGAAG AACCGACAGATTTACACTCAACTACTTGGGGATTCTAAAGGATCTGTGGTCAAGGATTCATCTGTGCGCTTGACCAGCAAGGGTAGAGGGAAAGGGGAATCAAAACCTGCAGTTAAAGACACAAATTTGGAAGCCAATGTTGTGAATGACGGGACATCTAATATCCGTGAGATACATAAATCATTCTGTATCCGGTTTGTCCGCCTGAATGGTATTCTATTCACACGCACCAG CCTGGAGACATTTGCTACAGTTCTCTCATTGGTCAGTGGTGACTTCTGTGATCTTCTTTCACGTGGGCCAGAAGAGCAGCTAAATTTTGGTGCAGATGTTGTTGAAAATGCCATTTTCATTGTACGGCTTATTTCTATTCTTATCTTCACTGTTCACAATGTGAGGAGGGAGGCTGAGGGTCAGACGTATGCTGAAATTGTTCAGCGTGCTGTTCTACTGCAGAATGCGCTTACTgcagtttttgagttaatgggACACATATTGGAGAGGTTTGTGCAGCTGCATGATCCTTCTGCTAGTTATCTCTTACCTGGCATTCTGGTTTTTGTAGAATGGTTGGCCTGTTGCCCTGATGTTGCATCAGGCAGTGATGCTGATGAGAAACAGTCCACTGTTAGATTGAAGTTTTGGAACCATTGTACATCATTCCTGAATAAGATCTTGTCATTTTGGTCAATGTCTCTTGATGATAATGAAGATGATACATGCTTTAAGAACATGAGCCATTATGAAGAAGGAGAAACCGGAAATAGGCTTGCTTTATGGGAGGATTTTGAGTTGAGGGGATTTTTGCCACTTCTTCCTGCACAAAGCATTTTGGACTTTTCGAGGAAGCACTCTTTTGGAAGTGAAGGCAGTAAGGAAAAGATAGCTCGTGTTAAAAGGATTCTAGCTGCTGGAAAGGCTTTAGCAAATATTGCTAGGATTGATCAAAAAACGATATTTTATGATCCAAGGATGAAGAAATTTGTTATAGGTGTGGAGCCTCAAATTTCAGATGTTAGCATGTTGGCTTTTGATTCTGGCCTGCCAAAAACTAATGACTTGGTGCAAGAAATCCAGCCTCAGAAAGTCATTAATGTGGGAGTTTTGCCGCCTAATGCACAGCCGTTTATAGAAGGGGATGAGGAGGATGAAGTTATTGTTTTCAGGCCAGCAGCAACAGAGAAGCGGAATGGACTTAGTCCAAAATGGGCTCCCTATGATAGCTTGAAACAGAATCCTGATGTATCCGCTGATCTGAAATTCTATGGTGGTGCTGTTTCATCTCCGCTTGATATGTTGCAGCATTCTGCTTTTGATGCAGGTTCTCAAATATCTGCATCATCTGGTATTAGTGCCTCCCAGCATCTGCAGCCAATTCAACCACCTGCCTCAAAGTGGTTAATGGAAGAAGCTGCCTCACTTGCAAATAGCTTGAATGCTGTTAGGTTCATGGAGAATGGACATGTAACAGAACATGACTTGCTAAAAGATTTAGGCATAGGCCATCCTGCTACACATTCACTTCCCCTCCAACAACCTGTAAATGTTAATGCTAGCTTTTTCTACAATCAGACTAAAGTGCCAGAAGCTGTGATTCCATCAAAGGTTGATGTTATTGCTGAAAATTTGGCTGTGAAGACATCAGCAGCTTTGCCAGCAGGCTTGAAAAAAACTCCTGTCAGCCGACCTGTAAGGCACCTTGGGCCTCCTCCAGGCTTTAATCATGTTCCTCTTAAACAAGTAAATGAACATGTGTCTGGCGCAGATTTGATGAGTGAGAATTCACTGACAGATGACTATAGTTGGTTGGATGGCTATCAGTTGCCATCATCAACAAAAGGCTCTGTGCTCAATAATATGTCTACCATCACTTCTGAAGCAATGCCTCAGTATATCAATAGCAGTAATGGCTTGAGTGGAACAGCTAGCTTCCCTTTTCCTGGAAAACAGGTGTCATCCCTGCAATTCCAGACAGAAAAACAGAAAGGATGGCAGAATTACCAGGCCTTTGAGCATCTGAGGTTACAACAAGAGCAGCAGTTGCAGCAACAACTCCTAAATGGAAATCAGCAATTTACTCCAATGTCTGAGCAATATCATGGAAAGTCCATCTGGAGCGGTCGTTATATTGTGTGA